The window CCACCCTATGAGTATAATTTTGCACAGAAATATCTATTGGTTCGCTGGATTTAGCTTTTACATCTCTACCGTTATTTGCCTTCCTGCAGTATCAGTTGAAGCTTGTAGGAGAAACATCAAGTTCAATGGTTCAGTTGCGTGTTCAAAGGTGGAATCACATCTTGTTGATGCTCGTGTGCATATGCTCACCCACCCAAAAGAATATGACGTGGTACACATGATAATTTTTTATTTTTTTTCAAAGCATTTGTTAAGATTGTTTATCTGAATATGGCTAACAAGTGCTATCAATAACCCGAACTTGAAATAATATAAATGAACATAAGAGTTTAATGGACTTTTACTGCTTGGGTGGATTTTACTTCTCTGTTCCTCAGGCTTCAGGTTTGCACTATAATGGTACCAATTTTTTACAAGAGCAACTAACTTAACCTTTATATGTTATTGTTTCAGGTTGATCTTGACCCTTATGGATCTCCCTCCGTCTTCTTGGATTCTGCTATTCAAGCTGTTGCTGATGGAGGTATGCTCATGTGTACCGCAACGGATATGGCAGTGCTATGTGGTGGTAATGGGGAGGTTTGCTATTCAAAGTAAGCACTCGTACCTTTATGCTTATCTACTTTGACTGAACATTAATTCTGCTCCATGGACTTATCAATCAAACATTGTTCGTGGTATCAGATACGGTTCCTATCCATTGAAAGGGAAATATTGCCACGAAATGGCTCTGAGGATACTCCTAGCCTGCATTGAGGTATTATTATGTTTTTCGTTATACCTTTTCCCTTGAATATGCAAACTGTTAAATTTTTTTTTTGATAGTTTTGCCAGAAGTGTAACTTCTATCGGAATTATCTAGATAATATAGTTTTTAGCTTGTCGTTTCCATACCTATTAGTTGCAGCAATCTGGCTCACTTCTTTTCTAATTATGTGGGGTTGATTTACATAGCAATTGTTTTTCTAAAAAGATGTAGATCACAGTTATTAATTTTCCATTAAGTTGAAAATGCTAGATTGATATATAGGTTTCAATTATTGAATTCTTACATATTTCCTAGTGCATTTAATATCAAATTTCTACTATGCAGAGTCATGCAAATCGGTACAAGAGATACATTGTTCCTGTGCTGTCCGTTCAGATGGACTTTTATGTTCGTGTTTTCGTCCGAGTCTACTCGTAGGTGGCATTATTGTATTATATTTGTTATATCATTGTGCAAGTAACATTACTTTCTTTTTATGTTGACTAACAACTCAAACAATTGATTGCAGCTCTGCAGGTGCTATGAAGAATACTCCGCTTAAGCTTTCCTATGTTTATCAGTGCACTGGATGTGATTCTTTTCACCTGCAGCCTATTGGAAGGACTGTCACTAAGGTGTGTTGCATGTTTTATCTTAGCATGTGACCTTCTTGATGTTGATACTCCTGCTTTTTACTCCACTCTTTATGTAAATATTGTGGTTGAACTGTTTTACTTCTGAGTTATATTTGTAAAGATCACCCAAAAATTAAATAGAAAGTTATTACTCGTGACTGTTTGGAAAGTTAATGTTTAATATATAGGACAGTTATCTGTATAGTTCATAAGGATACTAGATTCCCTAGTATAAAAGATATTAAAATCATCAAATCCCGTGCTAAAAGGTTGTGTTGGAAAAATTGAGAAGGTAAATAAGCACATATTATGATTTTGTCTCTGTTGCTTTAGCATCTCCTCATATATCTTCACTGATAAAGCTCTTTGTGTGTACTGTAGTTGCCATTTTGATTTTTAACAGAAATTTGCATGGTTGTCTAAGGGCTTTTAGCTTTAGATCAGAGATTTTCTTTGGGCTCTTTGCATATATCTTCAATGATGAGGCTGTGTAGTCGCCCTTTGATTTTTAACAGAAATTAACATGATTATCAAAGGGCTTGTAGCTTTGGATCAGGGGATTTCTCTCCTGTTTTGAGTTTAAATTTATGTGGCAATAATTTTTTGACAAGGTATCTGTATGGTTTTTCAGAACACCAGCGTGAGATATCTTCCGGGTTTTGGTCCCATTGTTCCTCAAAATTGCACTGATTGTGGGAAGAAATTCAATATGGGTGGGCCTATATGGTCTGCTCCTATCCATGATCAAGAATGGGTTACTTCCATACTATCAGATGTGAAATCAATGAAGAATCGTTATCCCGCTTACGGTCGCATCTCTGCTGTACTGACAACAATTTCAGAGGTGTGTACTTTGCTTTGGTATTCTTCCTATACAAATCAATTAGTCATGCCATTGTGAAACTTAGATGCTACTTGAAATATAACTTTCTTTGAAAGAAAAAAAAAATAATTGTGATAGCCATATGTGCTTATATTCACTGGTTAAATGTTGCAAGTCCTAGCAGTTGTTTGAGTATGTGTTTGTATTGTTGCAGGAATTGCCAGATGTTCCTCTGTTCCTGAGTCTGCACAGCCTCTGTTCCACCCTCAAGTGCACTTCCCCATCTGCAGTTATTTTCCGTTCTGCTGTTATCAATGCAGGATATCGTATATCTGGAACTCATGTAAACCCTTTGGGCTTAAAGTCAGATGCTCCTATGGATGTCATTTGGGACATAATGCGCTGCTGGGTAAGAGTCTCTTTAGTTCTTGCTTGTTTCTTGTTTGATACATATGAATACTTTTTTTAAACGAATCTGTAATTGACCACTGTGCTTCTATTGTTCATCCTGCAACTCCTGTATTGTTAACTGCACTACCTTTCCCTGAGATTAGTTTTGTTCACTCTTGTGGATGTTTTTTTTTTTTTTTTGGTATAGGTGAAGAATCATCCCGTGAAACCTCAATCTTCAGAACATTCAGGAAGCGTGATACTTGCTAAGGAACCTGTTCTTCAAGTATGTTTACCCCTATGTCGGATTCTCTCTGCGCTTAATGATTTTCTGCTTTTGAATAATTTTGGCATTTATCTTTCTTGCAAGTTCTTATTTGCTGTATGGGTCATTTGGCCGTGTGTATGTGCGTGATACAGATGGCATGTCGCTGAAATTTGCTTCTGTTTCCTCTTATGACAGGCAAATTTTGCTCGAGCTGTTGCGTCTCTTAGCAAGGCACAGATCAAGAAGGTTGCTCGGTTCCTTCCAAACCCGGAAAGGCATTGGGGTCCAAAACTTAGGGCAGGTCGTCAAATCACCAGCAAGCACATTTCTCTCTTGGGTCCAGAGGCTGTGAATGAAATTCTTAACCAGGAAGAACAAAAGACTGAAGATGATGAGGAACAAAACGCTAAGCGTCAAAAGACTGAAGATATGACTGAAGTTATCCCTGCCACAAGTTGATGAAATGAAGTTCTATAGTATGTCAGTCAAGTTGACCTAGAGCTCCATACCCTCCCAAGCCAGTGATTTGGAGAGGAGAGAGAGATAGAGAGATCTCTCTTTGATTCATCAAGTAAAGATTGATGGAGCCTGCCGCTTTCTAGTGAAATTACAAGCCAATTTACACCAATTCAGACTTTGAAACACAAATTTTGTTTACTTTTGAGTGTGTATTCATTTTTTCTTGGATCAGCTTTCCAAGTAAGTTGTTGAATAATTTGGTATACCATATTGCCCCGCGATGCTTGGAATGAATATCAGCCCCAAGCTAAATCTTTACTGGATAGTTTAGCCTTCCTCCATTTTATAGTGGGAATGGAGGGAGGATCATTTTCAGGACTTGATCTCATATGATTCAGAAATTTCATTCCAGAGATTTTCAGTCTCGCTTGGAAAAAATGTCTGATACAACAATCCAGGATTCCTCTAAATGAAGCACATCGTTTGCATCGATCATAGTGCAAGTTCGTATTGGTATGAAGGTTACGTACTGAATTAGGCAAAACGTGTAGCCTAGTTCTCGTGTTTGACCTAAACATGAATAAATCACAACCATAGATTAACTAACATGGCATGCTATATGAGCTGTGTATGCATTGGCACATTTATATTTGAACAAGAATTTGGTGCCAACTGAGGTAAGATGCCAAACAGAAATAGGGTGCTATCTAGGGCAGGGTCTTTGTCTTGTATTCCCTAAACATTTAGATTAACAAATCTATGCCTTGACCTTATTGTTTAAATTGCTAAACCACATAAGATTAATTAGAACTAAACAAATTGCATAATCTGTAGCTATCCCTTTAACTGCTTCGAAAGGCTTTTACACTAGGCTACAATTAGATCAGCTGCTAATTTTGAATCAATCAACACCAACATTGGCTGGATCATCATTCCTTATATTATTATAGTCTGGTCCACACCTAGCTTCCCATGTCTTTGCTGAGTGCTCATCTTATATGAATAGTCAGCTCATGTAGAGATTGGAAATTGTGATACATTGATGAAAGCCTATCGTTCATTTATGTATCAATACGTCAATTCTTATTTCTGTAGTTTTACTATATTGATATTTGATCGTATCAAAAATACTTATTTGAATTAGGTTACAAGTATAAATCAGTCTACGTCTACTGATTTATACATCTACTGATACCAGATACTTAAAACTGTCATGTGGTTAGACTATGTTACTCTAAATTGTGTGAGAAACACGAAATAGAGTCAAACATGGCTGCAGTAAAATCCAGATGATTCCAATTGCCAGATACAACCTAAACACTTTTTGAAATTGCTTTCATGGTGCCAAAACCTTTTCCTGTATTGGGAAAACGCTGAAATCTAAACCCCTGATTGTGATGGACTCATGATGATCAGGCTTTCACAACTGTATCGCATTTTAAACTCAAATTATAATATTCTTAGGCAAGTTTTCTATACAATATTTAGTTTTAACTGACTAGCTAGGCAGGCATATATACAAGTACACAAGGAGAGCGTATTCAGCGCACCCGTCCATCTCCGCCGTCTATTTGACGCGGACTTTTGATTTTTTTAAAATGAACGACGGAGATGGACGGATGCGCAGCGCACCCGGGTGCGCTGTATAATTTTCAGTACAGAAGCTTTTTTTTCTTTTGGATTTGCATATACAGACTTGCAGAGTGATACACACGTTACCGCGTACCAAGTTTCTCTTTTCACCTTGTGTTCCTATTCATTTGTTTGTGTGTCACCCAAGAAGTTGAAGACAGATATTCTAGCAGAAAATATGGGATTTCTGTTGTCCAAGCTAACCAGTTTGGTCACTGTTGTGCTGTTTGGGATTGGTTTCTGCAGCTTCTTCACCTCAACAGGTTTGGTTCAGTTTTCTTCTTCTTCTTCCTCATTCGATGTTTCCGAAGTATGAATCTTTATGCAGCTTTTCTCTGTTCTGTTAGTGGGTTTCTTCTTGTAAAGTCTGTAGTGGCCTAAATGTGTCTCATTTCTTAGCAATGGTTTTCACCTGGGTTTTGGCTACTTTGCGTATTGATTTTGTTTGAGTGTTTGACAGATGGGGGAAGTGGTTTGTTTGATTTTGGAAAGTTCCAGCCTTTTTTGGAGTGAATGTGTTGTTCATCTCAAAAATTTCAATGCTTTTACATATATCATATATGTAATCTAGTGATTCTAGTCTATTTTTATAGATAATAGTACTGATTAGTTAACAGAAATGGGTATCAGAAAGTTTTGTGTTAAGTTTGACAAATGAGTATCAAGGAGGTCAAAAATTTCATCATCCTTTGCTTTTTCTGGTAATGAAATTCCAGAACTCTGGTGTTGTATTATAGTTGGAGTAATGTGTTGTTAAACTCATAATCTTTCATTGCTTATAAACATACACACACTTAGTGCCCAAGAGTTTGCCAAGAGGCCAGAGTTAAAACTTGAAAGTAGTTCAACCTGAAATTTGACTTCTGTGATAAATGTCAACTTGTTTTCCAAAAGTGGAGAGCAGAATTTTTATGCCCAATTTGGGCTAATTTCAGGTTAAACAAAAGATAGGGTCCTCTGTTCCTGTCTGTTGGTTCATTAGAGACAGGCTTCTGTTTCATGCCACAAATAGAAATTCATGAAGGATGGTTTAGTTCTTGTTCTCATTTCAAAAAGTACATACTGAAATACAAACCTAATTCAGCTTTTGAACAATTAATGAAAACAAAAATTTCATATTTTATCTTGTGAAAATTTCCCATTTAAGTTTCACATTCTCATGATGTTCACTGTTTCTTTTCCTGCTCTTTGATTCCAGATGCATATGATCCGCTTGATCCTAATGGCAACATCACAATCAAATGGGATATTATAAGCTGGACCCCTGATGGCTATGTTGTAAGTACTATTTGAGTTCTTAGCTAATCATGCTATATTCTTACATTGGTTGCATGTTCAACATGGCCGGTTCCTAATCAGGAGTCTTGACATGGATTCATTCGCATTCGAGATAATAGAAAAGTATATGTAATCAGCATTCATTTTGTACAAACAGGCTGTTGTTACGCTTTTTAACTTCCAGCAGTATAGACACATTCAAGCACCAGGCTGGACAGTAGGATGGACATGGGCAAAGAAGGAGGTAATTTGGAACATGGTGGGAGGACAAGCCACCGAGCAAGGAGATTGTTCAAAATTTAAGCCAACGCCGCCACATTGCTGCAAAAAGACCCCAACCATTGTTGATCTACTCCCTGGAACTCCATACAATCAGCAGTATTCCAATTGTTGTAAAGGGGGAGTGCTGAGCTCATGGATGCAGGATCCATCCAATGCTGCAGCTTCTTTTCAACTAAGTGTAGGTAGATCTGGAACCACCAACAAGACAGTTAGGCTTCCGAAAAACTATACCTTAATGGGACCTGGGCCGGGGTACACTTGTGGTGTTGCAAAAGTTGTCAAACCAACTAAATTCTTTACTGCTGATAAAAGAAGAGTCTCTCAAGCCATGAGTAAGTTGATGACTGTTTTGTAAATCTCTTGAAATACAAGTACTTCTGCTAAGAAGTATTTTTTGGTTTAACCTTCACTCTTTGGTGGCAGTGACATGGAATGTGACATGCACATATTCACAGTTCCTGGCTCAGAGAGCTCCTCCTTGCTGTGTCTCACTGTCTTCCTTCTACAATGACACAGTAGTTCCCTGCCCAACATGTTCGTGTGGCTGCCAAAACAACATAACTCATCCTGGAAGCTGTGTAGTGTGAGCTCTCTCAACCATCAACTTTTTTATTAACTTCTTCCTTATTTCAAGGATGAATTTATTACTTGTATTCTCCTGAATACGATTTTTTTTGCTGTGAATTTGCAGGCCAGAGTCTCCTTATTTGGCTTCAGTTGTATCAGCTGCTGATAAGAATTCACCATTGGTTAGATGTACTAGCCATATGTGCCCGATTAGAGTTCATTGGCACATCAAGCAGAATTACAAGGAATACTGGAGAGTGAAGATTACAATTACAAACTTTGATTACAGGAGGAACTATTCAGATTGGAACTTGGTTGTCCAACATCCAAATTTTGACAATCTGACTGAAGTGTTCAGCTTCAATGCAAAGTCCTTGACTCCGTATGGAACCATAAGTATGTTATCCTCACTTACTATTGCTTTCTTGTTTCACATTTGTTGCAATAATGTTTAGCTGGTAGTGGAAGTTTTCATGATTTTCTAGAAAATTTGCACATGTTAATCTTCCTTGTTTATACACAAAAGAAGTTGGGAATTAATAATTTGTTGTCTTTTCTGATAGATGATACTGTAATGCTATGGGGAATCAAGTTCTTCAACGATATGCTGGTGCAATCTGGGCCTCTCGGTAATGTGCAGTCGGAGCTGCTTTTCCGGAAGAATCCAGCCACCTTCACTTTTGACAAGGGATGGGCGTTCCCTAGAAGGATCTATTTCAATGGTGATACTTGTGTAATGCCACCTCCAGATGCCTTTCCACATTTGCCAAATGCTGGTTTCCGGCAGTATGTTTCTCTGCTTACTGTGATCATGATTTCAGTATCAACATTTGCATTCACATATGCTTATGCTTAGACTCTACTCGCAAATGCTTCAAATCTAAGATTTTAAAAGGGATTAGTTTGACCTTGAATTCACAAAGGCCACTTAAAGATGTGCATTTACATGAAGAGCTTCCACAATGAAATTGGACGTAAGCAAGTGTGCAGCTGATGGTCATTTTTGGACTACTTAAGGGTGCACCTTAGCTGTTCTGATGTATAGATTTATGTAGCAACTCTGCTGATTGTAGATTTACCCTTCTATGTTGTAATTGTGATTGTATATCAGCTACAATGTTTCAGAAGGATTTGAATATATGGTGGAAAGACGAAAAAATGAAGAAGAAGGATTTGGATCTGATGATATTATGGATACATATTGCTCTTATTCTCTCTGTTGTTCTCATGATTCATATGAGCTGATAGATTCCTTAAATTTTCATGTTATGTGCTCTAAAATTGCTACCTTTTTGTGTTTTTGGGTCAAAGAAAAGGAAGATGTGTTATTTTTACTATTCTGCAGCCCCATGATATGTGTTTTTCCTAGCCATTAGAGGCCATATGTTCTATATGTATTAGATTTATTCTTCAAAGTGGTGAGGCTAAATTAATTAATATTATAAATAAAGGAACACAGAAATTTCCATACCAGACTTGTTCAAAACTTCAAATTCTCTATACATATCAGTAAGTCATGTTTGTTGGAACTTTTAGTACTTGTGTTTCATCATTGTCTGTGTCAAAACATCCTTAAGCTTCCAAATCTATGTAATCAAATCACAGTCCAAAACTCTATGTACCCAAATCACCAAATAGCTATCAACAAGAAAATTAATATGGAAACCAATGCTGAGAAAGAATATAGATTCTGATGGGGGGCAGAATTAGGCAGAAATGGGTATGTATCAGGTGGAGGCATCTGGCACTCATCACCATTGAAGTAAACTTTGCGAGGAAATGCCCACCCCTCCTTGAAAGTGAATGTGTTTATGTCCTTCTTAAGAAGAATCTCTGACTGAACATTCCCAAATGGCCCGGCTTCCATTAATTGGTCATTGAAGTATTTCAATCCATAGAACATACCAGTATCATCTGCATATGTGACATTGAAATTGTGTTAGTCTAGCAGTTTGAACATTGAACTTAAGACTGCGAAAAGATTAAGAGAAGTGAATGGTGGAACTTACTTATGGACTCATATGGAACAAGAGGCTTGTAATCAAAGCTGTAAACTTGTGTGACATTGTTGAGATTAGGATGCTGAACAACCAGAGTCCAAAGTGTGTAGTTCATCCGATAGTTAAAGTTTGTAACCGTAACCTTCACACGCCAGTACTCCTTGTAATTCACTTTTACATGCCAGTGAATCCTTACAGGGCACATGTGGTGTGTGCACTGCAAGAGAGGGGCATTGTCTTTCTTTGGAGTGTTAACTCCCACCATGCTCAAAAGTTTTGAGTTGCTTCTGCAATACCATCATTAATCATGTGATTTAGGTGCCTGCATATCTTTGCACAATTACACAAGTTATATCTTTCAAACAATGAAAAGAGGGTGACTTACTTGACACAAGTGTCCTTGTTATGGCAACCACAAGAACAAGTTGGGCAAGGAACAATTGTTTCGTTGTAGAAAGACGAGAGTGATACACAACAACTTGGGTTTTTCCTGGCCAGAAGCTGTGAATAAGTACATGTCACATTCCATGTCACTGCACAAAATATGCTACATATCAGAAAACATTGTAAAAGAAGCACCAATGAAAATTAGATCTTCTGACTTCTGAGGCAGAGGAACTTACTGAGAGCTTGAGTCTTACGACGATGATCAGGTGAGAAAAAGATGGTGGAAGGCACAATTTTAGCCTTGCCACAAGTGTACCCTGGACCTGGTCCTAGCAAAGTGAAGTTCTTGGGAAGTTTTACCGTCTTGTTTGAAGTACCAGCCATTCCAACACTCAGCTGGAATGCCGAGACAGAAGCTGAAGGATCTTGGCCCCAAGCACCCACTACTCCACCTTTGCAACAGTTTTGGTATTGTTGGTTGTATGGCACACCAGGAAGCAAGTCCACAACTGTGGGGGTTTTCTTGCAACAATGAGGTATGTTCCCTTTGAACTTGGAGCAGTCACCTTGCTCGGTGGTTTGCGCTCCCACCGCAGACCATATCACTTCTTTTTTAGCCCATGTCCAACCTAATGTCCACCCGGGGCTCATTATGTGCCGATACATTTGGAAGTTGTTTATGGTTACAGTTGCCTGTAAAATACATAGTGTTCTGTTT of the Fragaria vesca subsp. vesca linkage group LG6, FraVesHawaii_1.0, whole genome shotgun sequence genome contains:
- the LOC101312748 gene encoding protein COBRA-like, yielding MGFLLSKLTSLVTVVLFGIGFCSFFTSTDAYDPLDPNGNITIKWDIISWTPDGYVAVVTLFNFQQYRHIQAPGWTVGWTWAKKEVIWNMVGGQATEQGDCSKFKPTPPHCCKKTPTIVDLLPGTPYNQQYSNCCKGGVLSSWMQDPSNAAASFQLSVGRSGTTNKTVRLPKNYTLMGPGPGYTCGVAKVVKPTKFFTADKRRVSQAMMTWNVTCTYSQFLAQRAPPCCVSLSSFYNDTVVPCPTCSCGCQNNITHPGSCVVPESPYLASVVSAADKNSPLVRCTSHMCPIRVHWHIKQNYKEYWRVKITITNFDYRRNYSDWNLVVQHPNFDNLTEVFSFNAKSLTPYGTINDTVMLWGIKFFNDMLVQSGPLGNVQSELLFRKNPATFTFDKGWAFPRRIYFNGDTCVMPPPDAFPHLPNAGFRQYVSLLTVIMISVSTFAFTYAYA
- the LOC101313038 gene encoding COBRA-like protein 4-like, encoding MRFFVSALFLLVIFSYAAAYDPLDPNGNITIRWDIMSWTPDGYVATVTINNFQMYRHIMSPGWTLGWTWAKKEVIWSAVGAQTTEQGDCSKFKGNIPHCCKKTPTVVDLLPGVPYNQQYQNCCKGGVVGAWGQDPSASVSAFQLSVGMAGTSNKTVKLPKNFTLLGPGPGYTCGKAKIVPSTIFFSPDHRRKTQALMTWNVTCTYSQLLARKNPSCCVSLSSFYNETIVPCPTCSCGCHNKDTCVKSNSKLLSMVGVNTPKKDNAPLLQCTHHMCPVRIHWHVKVNYKEYWRVKVTVTNFNYRMNYTLWTLVVQHPNLNNVTQVYSFDYKPLVPYESINDTGMFYGLKYFNDQLMEAGPFGNVQSEILLKKDINTFTFKEGWAFPRKVYFNGDECQMPPPDTYPFLPNSAPHQNLYSFSALVSILIFLLIAIW
- the LOC101312463 gene encoding probable tRNA (guanine(26)-N(2))-dimethyltransferase 1-like, with protein sequence MATDLSDFIVIKEGEAEILMHTKNQVFYNKTQVNNRDISIAVMRAFVAKRQEEHEARLSKKKKIVPTDSEKDVSESVEEEVSNEPAVNGLSKKKKIVPTDSEKDVSESVVEEVSDEPAVNGNANGDCEMSEVISQDEPCSIPEEPSKTTEGKGRGELKPPRVLEALSASGLRALRYAREVEGIGQVVALDNDKVSVEACRRNIKFNGSVACSKVESHLVDARVHMLTHPKEYDVVDLDPYGSPSVFLDSAIQAVADGGMLMCTATDMAVLCGGNGEVCYSKYGSYPLKGKYCHEMALRILLACIESHANRYKRYIVPVLSVQMDFYVRVFVRVYSSAGAMKNTPLKLSYVYQCTGCDSFHLQPIGRTVTKNTSVRYLPGFGPIVPQNCTDCGKKFNMGGPIWSAPIHDQEWVTSILSDVKSMKNRYPAYGRISAVLTTISEELPDVPLFLSLHSLCSTLKCTSPSAVIFRSAVINAGYRISGTHVNPLGLKSDAPMDVIWDIMRCWVKNHPVKPQSSEHSGSVILAKEPVLQANFARAVASLSKAQIKKVARFLPNPERHWGPKLRAGRQITSKHISLLGPEAVNEILNQEEQKTEDDEEQNAKRQKTEDMTEVIPATS